From one Bacteroides intestinalis DSM 17393 genomic stretch:
- the sppA gene encoding signal peptide peptidase SppA: MKDFFKFTLATITGIIVSCVVLFFVSILILFSMLSSSESETQVRKNSVMMLDMRGMLSERSQDNPFDMFLSEDETTYGLDDILSSIQKAKDNENIKGIYLQAGSMGAGFASIEEIRKALADFKTSGKFVVAYGDQYSQRLYYLASVADKVILNPQGSIGWYGLASTPVFYKDLLSKIGVEMQVFKVGTYKSAVEPFISTEMSPANREQVTVFLDGIWGQMLGDISESRGVSKEKLNEAADKMLMFYPAEDCVEYGLADTLIYKNDVRNYLKTLIGIDEDDRMPVLTLKDMVNVKKNVPKDKSGNIVAVYYAYGAIDSGSSYADSENGINSEKVIRDLRKLKENEDVKAVVLRVNSPGGSAFGSEQIWYAVTELKKEKPVIVSMGDYAASGGYYISCNADSIVADPTTLTGSIGIFGMFPNVKGLTDKIGLSFDVVKTNTYSDFGMMGRALNDGEKALMQNMVNEGYELFVKRCAEGRGMTTDEIKKIAEGRVWTGAKAKELGLVDELGGLDKALEMAIAKAGLDAYTVMSYPGKKSFFETLMDTNPGRYIQSRMLKGKVGELYNQFDWLNNFENYDKIQARVPFELNIN, translated from the coding sequence CAGTCAGGACAACCCATTCGACATGTTCCTGAGTGAAGATGAAACCACTTATGGTTTGGATGACATTCTGTCGTCTATCCAGAAGGCTAAGGATAACGAAAACATCAAAGGTATTTATCTGCAGGCCGGTTCAATGGGTGCAGGTTTTGCTTCCATAGAAGAAATACGCAAAGCACTGGCTGACTTCAAGACCAGCGGTAAATTCGTAGTAGCTTACGGCGACCAATATTCACAGCGTCTGTATTACTTGGCAAGTGTAGCCGACAAGGTGATTCTGAATCCACAAGGTTCAATCGGCTGGTATGGTCTGGCTTCTACTCCGGTTTTCTACAAGGATTTGTTGTCTAAGATTGGTGTGGAAATGCAGGTATTCAAGGTAGGTACTTACAAATCGGCTGTAGAACCGTTTATCTCTACCGAAATGAGCCCGGCCAACCGCGAACAGGTAACTGTATTCCTGGATGGCATCTGGGGACAAATGTTGGGTGACATCTCCGAATCAAGAGGCGTAAGCAAAGAGAAACTGAACGAGGCTGCCGACAAGATGCTGATGTTCTACCCTGCAGAAGACTGCGTGGAATATGGACTTGCAGACACCTTAATATATAAGAATGATGTACGCAACTATCTGAAAACTCTGATAGGCATAGATGAAGATGACCGTATGCCGGTACTGACTCTGAAAGATATGGTAAACGTAAAGAAAAACGTTCCGAAGGATAAGAGTGGAAACATTGTTGCCGTGTACTATGCGTATGGTGCCATTGATAGCGGAAGTTCATATGCTGATAGCGAAAATGGAATCAACTCTGAAAAGGTGATCCGCGACTTGCGCAAACTGAAAGAAAATGAAGACGTGAAAGCGGTAGTGCTGCGTGTGAACTCTCCGGGTGGTAGCGCTTTCGGTTCGGAACAAATATGGTATGCAGTGACCGAGTTGAAGAAAGAAAAACCGGTAATTGTATCTATGGGTGACTATGCTGCATCAGGCGGATACTATATTTCTTGTAACGCAGACAGCATCGTAGCTGACCCGACCACGCTGACGGGTTCCATCGGTATCTTCGGTATGTTCCCCAACGTGAAGGGATTGACAGACAAGATCGGTCTTTCATTTGACGTTGTGAAGACAAATACATATTCTGACTTCGGAATGATGGGACGTGCACTGAATGATGGTGAAAAGGCTTTGATGCAAAATATGGTGAACGAGGGTTATGAACTGTTCGTGAAACGTTGCGCAGAAGGTCGCGGCATGACTACAGACGAAATCAAGAAGATTGCCGAAGGTCGTGTGTGGACAGGTGCCAAAGCCAAAGAACTGGGCTTGGTAGACGAACTGGGCGGACTGGACAAAGCATTGGAAATGGCTATCGCAAAGGCCGGACTGGATGCTTACACCGTAATGTCTTACCCCGGCAAGAAGAGTTTCTTCGAAACGCTGATGGATACGAATCCGGGTAGATATATCCAATCTCGTATGCTGAAAGGCAAAGTAGGTGAACTTTACAATCAGTTCGATTGGCTGAATAACTTTGAGAATTACGATAAGATTCAAGCACGCGTTCCGTTCGAGTTGAACATCAATTAA
- the lpxK gene encoding tetraacyldisaccharide 4'-kinase — MEEPLVKIHYWLYPVSWIYGMGVYLRNKLFDWGYYQSKSFDVPVVCVGNLAVGGTGKTPHTEYLIKLLQQTGANVAMLSRGYKRKSKGYVLATEKTDVKRIGDEPYQIKIKFPGIRVAVDENRCHGIEQLMKLDNPKVDVVLLDDAYQHRHVKAGLNILLTDFHRLFSDDTLLPAGRLREPEDGKNRAHIVIVTKCPEDIKPIDFNIITKRLKLYPYQQLYFSSFRYGALTPLFGKKRRTLTSLEKDEQVLLVTGIASPAPLVEKLEAYTPHVNICQFDDHHDFSSKDLQMIKERFERMEGNKKLIITTEKDATRLQHHPALAEALKPYLYVLPIEIEFLQNQQHIFNQNIIGYVRAHSRNSSLPKR, encoded by the coding sequence ATGGAAGAACCGCTGGTTAAGATACACTATTGGCTATACCCCGTCTCGTGGATTTACGGGATGGGAGTATACCTGAGAAATAAACTCTTTGATTGGGGATATTACCAGTCAAAGAGTTTTGACGTACCTGTAGTATGCGTTGGAAACCTCGCTGTAGGCGGAACAGGCAAGACGCCACACACGGAGTATCTTATCAAGCTGTTGCAACAGACAGGAGCGAACGTTGCCATGCTGAGCCGCGGTTATAAACGGAAAAGCAAGGGATATGTGCTAGCTACGGAGAAAACAGACGTAAAGCGCATCGGTGACGAACCATATCAGATAAAAATCAAATTCCCGGGTATCCGGGTGGCTGTAGACGAGAATCGTTGTCATGGCATCGAACAACTGATGAAGTTGGACAATCCCAAAGTGGATGTGGTGTTACTGGACGACGCTTACCAGCACCGGCATGTAAAGGCCGGACTGAATATCCTGCTGACTGATTTTCACAGGTTGTTCTCAGATGACACCCTGCTTCCGGCAGGACGATTGCGTGAACCGGAAGACGGTAAAAACCGGGCGCATATCGTAATCGTAACCAAATGCCCGGAGGATATCAAACCAATAGATTTCAATATCATCACGAAAAGGCTAAAACTGTACCCATACCAACAACTTTATTTCTCCTCATTCCGATACGGAGCACTGACACCGCTTTTCGGCAAGAAGCGGAGAACACTCACATCACTGGAAAAAGACGAACAGGTGTTGCTAGTTACAGGAATCGCTTCGCCCGCACCCTTGGTGGAAAAACTGGAAGCATATACACCGCATGTGAACATATGCCAGTTTGACGATCACCATGATTTCAGTAGCAAGGATCTGCAAATGATCAAGGAACGCTTCGAGCGTATGGAAGGAAATAAGAAGCTGATAATCACAACAGAAAAGGATGCGACAAGGCTGCAACATCATCCGGCATTGGCCGAAGCATTGAAACCGTATCTATACGTTTTGCCTATTGAGATAGAATTTTTACAAAATCAACAACATATATTTAACCAAAATATTATTGGCTATGTTAGAGCTCATTCAAGAAACAGCAGCTTACCTAAAAGGTAA
- a CDS encoding purine-nucleoside phosphorylase gives MLELIQETAAYLKGKMHTQPETAIILGTGLGSLATEITEKYEIKYEEIPNFPVSTVEGHSGKLIFGKLANKDIMAMQGRFHYYEGYSMKEVTFPVRVMRELGIKTLFVSNASGGTNPDFEIGDLMIITDHINYFPEHPLRGKNIPYGPRFPDMSEAYDKELIRKANAIAAEKGIKVQHGVYVGTQGPTFETPSEYKLFHILGADAVGMSTVPEVIVANHCGIKVFGISVITDLGVEGKIVEVTHEEVQKAADAAQPKMTEIMRELINRA, from the coding sequence ATGTTAGAGCTCATTCAAGAAACAGCAGCTTACCTAAAAGGTAAAATGCACACACAACCAGAGACAGCAATTATCCTCGGAACCGGTTTAGGCAGTCTCGCCACCGAAATCACTGAGAAGTATGAAATAAAATATGAGGAAATCCCGAACTTCCCTGTATCGACGGTAGAAGGACACAGCGGAAAACTGATATTCGGAAAGTTAGCCAACAAAGATATCATGGCAATGCAGGGACGCTTCCATTACTATGAGGGTTACTCTATGAAAGAAGTAACATTCCCCGTACGTGTGATGCGTGAACTGGGAATCAAAACCCTGTTCGTTTCAAATGCCAGCGGTGGTACGAATCCTGATTTTGAAATCGGCGACCTGATGATTATTACGGATCATATCAATTACTTCCCGGAACATCCGTTGCGTGGCAAGAACATTCCGTATGGCCCGCGTTTCCCGGATATGAGTGAGGCGTATGACAAAGAGCTGATCCGTAAGGCGAATGCTATTGCAGCAGAAAAAGGAATTAAGGTGCAACACGGCGTATATGTCGGTACGCAAGGCCCGACGTTTGAGACACCGTCCGAATATAAATTGTTCCATATCCTCGGTGCAGATGCAGTAGGTATGTCTACAGTGCCGGAAGTGATTGTTGCCAATCATTGTGGCATCAAAGTGTTCGGTATCTCCGTGATTACCGACCTCGGTGTGGAAGGCAAGATTGTGGAAGTAACGCACGAGGAAGTACAGAAAGCTGCCGATGCTGCACAACCAAAGATGACGGAAATTATGAGAGAATTGATAAACAGAGCGTAA
- the thiL gene encoding thiamine-phosphate kinase, with the protein MRTEISSLGEFGLIRRLTEGIELKNESSKYGVGDDAAVLSYPTEKQVLITTDLLMEGVHFDLIYVPLKHLGYKAAVVNFSDIYAMNGTPKQITVSLALSKRFSVEDMEELYAGIRLACEEYDVDIVGGDTSSSLTGLAISITCIGEADKDKVIYRNGAKETDLVCVTGDLGAAYMGLQLLEREKVALKGKTDVQPDFSGKEYLLERQLKPEARRDIIKKLAEEGIQPTSMMDISDGLSSELLHICTQSKVGCRVYEEHIPIDYQTAVMAEEFNMNLTTCALNGGEDYELLFTVPISDHERISEMEGVKLIGHITKPELGCVLITRDGQEFELKAQGWNPLKDETTENAEE; encoded by the coding sequence ATGAGAACAGAAATATCAAGCCTCGGTGAGTTCGGTCTTATCCGCCGCCTTACCGAAGGCATTGAACTGAAGAATGAATCGAGCAAGTACGGTGTAGGCGACGATGCCGCCGTACTCTCCTATCCTACCGAAAAGCAGGTTTTGATTACTACCGACTTGCTGATGGAAGGTGTGCATTTCGATTTGATTTATGTCCCACTGAAACATTTAGGCTATAAGGCGGCTGTCGTGAACTTCTCCGACATCTATGCCATGAACGGTACCCCGAAGCAGATAACCGTTTCCCTGGCTCTTTCCAAACGCTTCTCCGTAGAAGATATGGAGGAGCTATATGCAGGTATCCGCCTGGCATGTGAGGAGTACGATGTGGATATCGTAGGTGGTGACACTTCTTCCTCGCTTACAGGACTGGCAATCAGCATCACTTGTATTGGTGAGGCAGATAAGGATAAGGTTATCTACCGGAATGGTGCCAAAGAGACTGATCTAGTTTGTGTGACCGGTGACTTGGGTGCGGCATATATGGGTTTACAGCTATTGGAACGAGAGAAGGTGGCATTAAAAGGGAAGACTGATGTGCAGCCTGATTTCTCTGGAAAAGAGTATCTTCTGGAACGTCAGCTAAAACCGGAGGCACGTCGCGATATCATCAAGAAATTAGCGGAAGAAGGGATTCAGCCCACTTCCATGATGGATATCTCGGACGGTTTATCTTCTGAATTGCTGCATATCTGTACGCAAAGTAAAGTAGGTTGCCGTGTTTACGAAGAGCATATTCCTATTGACTACCAGACAGCTGTCATGGCAGAGGAGTTCAACATGAACCTGACTACATGTGCACTGAACGGTGGCGAGGATTATGAATTGCTATTCACCGTCCCCATCTCTGACCACGAAAGGATTTCTGAAATGGAGGGTGTGAAACTGATCGGTCATATCACGAAACCGGAACTGGGTTGTGTTTTAATTACTCGCGACGGCCAGGAATTTGAGTTAAAAGCCCAAGGATGGAACCCACTGAAAGACGAAACGACCGAAAATGCAGAAGAATAA
- a CDS encoding site-specific integrase — MKHETMKILFVIKKSSLLKNGEAPIVVRVTINGVSDEVRIQRSVLPRLWNQARGCCKGRDRVSIELNDYIESLKTKIHNLHKELLLEDALITPSHLLKRLFNKGDKRTFLNTMEKEIKAMEALIGIEYEKITINRYWNCYRCLKACVQSFYEKEDIVFPELSRDFIIYVERHMRLEKRLCQNTLVRYMKCFKKFVNMGLNMGWMRINPFAGIQYRQQENDPTFLTLEEVKTIAGMEFPVARLNIVRDMFLFSCFTGLAFIDAKELKRTEIIKDNNGKMWIRKGRHKMKKEKARCISNVPLITPAIEILEKYEDHPTCIEKDVCLPLFCNQTMNSYLKQIATLCNIDKNLTTHVARHTFATTITLANKVSLENVAKMMGHASTRMTQHYARVLDQTIMSDMEKVQILL, encoded by the coding sequence ATGAAGCATGAAACAATGAAAATCCTCTTCGTTATCAAGAAGAGCAGCTTGCTGAAGAACGGCGAAGCACCTATCGTAGTCCGTGTTACTATCAACGGAGTGTCTGACGAGGTACGCATACAGCGTAGCGTATTGCCTCGTTTGTGGAACCAAGCCCGTGGCTGCTGTAAAGGCAGAGACAGGGTTTCAATCGAATTGAACGATTACATCGAATCTCTCAAAACCAAGATTCACAACCTTCACAAAGAGTTGTTGCTTGAAGACGCACTCATCACTCCTTCCCACCTATTGAAACGCTTATTTAATAAAGGTGATAAGCGAACCTTCCTCAATACAATGGAAAAGGAGATTAAAGCAATGGAAGCACTTATCGGTATCGAGTATGAAAAGATAACCATCAACCGATATTGGAACTGCTACCGTTGCTTGAAGGCTTGTGTTCAATCTTTCTATGAAAAGGAGGATATTGTCTTTCCTGAACTTTCTCGTGACTTTATTATCTATGTCGAGCGACATATGCGTCTTGAAAAGCGTCTTTGCCAAAATACATTGGTGAGATATATGAAGTGTTTCAAGAAATTCGTCAATATGGGACTTAATATGGGTTGGATGAGAATCAATCCATTCGCCGGCATACAATATCGCCAGCAGGAAAATGATCCTACATTCCTGACTCTTGAAGAAGTCAAGACAATAGCAGGTATGGAATTTCCTGTAGCTCGACTAAATATTGTTAGGGATATGTTCCTGTTCAGTTGTTTTACAGGTCTTGCATTTATAGATGCAAAGGAGTTGAAACGCACTGAAATCATTAAGGACAACAATGGCAAGATGTGGATTAGAAAAGGTCGTCACAAGATGAAAAAGGAGAAGGCAAGATGTATCAGCAATGTACCTCTTATCACTCCTGCCATAGAAATACTTGAGAAATATGAGGATCATCCAACCTGTATTGAAAAGGATGTCTGTTTACCTTTGTTCTGCAATCAGACGATGAACTCATACCTGAAACAAATTGCTACGCTTTGCAATATTGACAAGAATCTGACCACACATGTGGCCCGTCATACATTTGCCACGACCATAACTTTGGCTAATAAAGTTTCGTTGGAGAATGTTGCAAAGATGATGGGGCACGCATCTACCCGTATGACTCAACACTATGCAAGGGTGTTGGATCAAACCATTATGAGTGATATGGAAAAGGTTCAGATATTATTATAA
- a CDS encoding N-6 DNA methylase — MYAIIPQQIPQGKRAEINEKILFAINSGKDMIPAESIYNCYTGIGGLHNLKQSDFASYHEYAEAKKEFEMGQFFTPHEVCRDMVDVLSPTSSEMILDMCCGMGNFFNHLPNQHNAYGFDIDSKAVAVARYLYPDAHIEKCDIQQYHSEQRFDAIIGNPPFNLKFDFRLSQEYYIDKAYHLLNPAGFLMIIVPASFMQNEFWEKSRVGRVNEDFSFIGQTRLSPQAFTSVGVDNFNTKIMVFLRRSQHIEMNPYNADEFVSMAELKERVKKAREMKHCLRLDLMRETNRIDKEELEHFEYKLAKYMYELKAHKKLNKHIDKAVALVTKFRNQKPPENATNEQMKEWERKKLTTAKVLATIRKYITSQNVVPRKEVALVKTSYGFKLKQYVPRLLDKVEHKAASINDLILDSTVLPMPEIATEENLRQIRIAKRLIRRKRWLYDIQIQPFSDMETDDALAEYLDNATFVNKDGEVCEFTQLQKHDLNLVLQKRYALLNWQQGSGKTAAVYHRAKYLLKYGKVRNVVILAPAIATNMTWTPFLAINKERYRVIRTYKDLEYVPRGIFLLLSTSMVGKLKRDLMRFVKLSSRKLCLVFDESDEITNPSSQRTKHILAVFRRLKYKILDTGTTTRNNIAELYSQFELLYNNSVNMTCWCSSIYHENRDKEIECERNLHCGEPFPAFRGHVLFRACHCPGKATVFGIEKQNQDVYNKDELFDLIGKTIITRKFRDFAGEKYKIRTHTVSPSEGEHEVYRVIIEEFCRICELYYNSTGDTKKDAGLRLMRQIKLLIKACSVPHLISGYYGDDYPSKTRYIESLIRKIPGKVAIGCTTLAAFDLYESYIRERFPDRPIYVVKGDVAFKKRQSIVTEFDSTINGILICTQQSLSSSVNIPTCNDVILESLQWNIPKMEQFYFRFIRLDSKEMKDVHYVTYEDSVEQNLMALVLTKERLNEFIKTGEVKEQSEIFEEFDITMSVIDSLLIRSTDSEGKIHISWGSQRVTS, encoded by the coding sequence ATGTATGCCATCATACCACAACAGATACCGCAAGGCAAGCGTGCGGAGATCAACGAGAAGATTCTCTTTGCCATCAATTCCGGTAAGGATATGATTCCTGCGGAGAGTATATACAACTGCTATACAGGTATCGGAGGACTGCACAACCTCAAGCAGTCGGACTTCGCCAGCTACCACGAGTATGCCGAGGCAAAGAAGGAGTTCGAGATGGGACAGTTCTTCACACCGCACGAGGTATGTCGGGATATGGTAGATGTACTCTCTCCCACATCGTCAGAGATGATACTCGATATGTGTTGCGGTATGGGTAACTTCTTCAACCATCTGCCAAACCAACACAACGCCTACGGCTTTGACATAGACAGCAAGGCTGTGGCAGTGGCAAGGTATCTCTATCCCGATGCACATATCGAGAAGTGCGACATACAGCAGTACCACTCCGAGCAACGCTTCGATGCCATAATCGGTAATCCTCCGTTCAATCTGAAGTTCGATTTTCGACTCTCACAGGAGTATTACATAGACAAAGCATACCATCTGCTCAATCCCGCGGGCTTCCTGATGATCATCGTTCCAGCCTCCTTTATGCAGAATGAGTTCTGGGAGAAGAGCCGTGTAGGAAGAGTGAACGAGGACTTCTCCTTCATCGGACAGACAAGACTATCACCACAAGCCTTTACATCGGTAGGTGTAGATAACTTCAACACCAAGATAATGGTCTTCTTGCGTCGTTCACAGCATATCGAGATGAATCCCTACAATGCCGATGAGTTCGTCTCTATGGCAGAACTCAAGGAGAGAGTAAAGAAAGCCCGTGAGATGAAGCACTGCTTGCGTCTTGACCTTATGCGTGAGACCAACCGCATAGACAAGGAGGAGTTGGAGCACTTCGAGTACAAGCTCGCCAAGTATATGTATGAGTTGAAGGCTCACAAGAAACTCAACAAGCATATCGACAAGGCTGTGGCTCTTGTTACCAAGTTCCGTAACCAGAAGCCTCCAGAGAATGCCACCAACGAGCAGATGAAGGAGTGGGAACGCAAGAAGCTGACCACTGCCAAAGTGCTGGCCACCATACGCAAGTATATCACCTCGCAGAATGTCGTACCACGCAAGGAGGTCGCATTGGTAAAGACCTCCTACGGCTTCAAGCTCAAGCAGTATGTACCACGACTGCTTGACAAGGTGGAGCATAAAGCGGCAAGCATCAACGACCTCATATTGGATAGTACCGTACTGCCTATGCCGGAGATAGCAACCGAAGAGAATCTACGACAGATACGCATCGCCAAGAGGCTTATCCGCCGTAAGCGTTGGCTCTATGATATACAGATTCAACCATTCTCCGATATGGAAACGGACGATGCCCTTGCCGAGTATCTCGACAATGCCACCTTCGTAAATAAAGATGGTGAGGTATGCGAGTTTACACAGTTGCAGAAACACGATCTGAACCTTGTACTTCAGAAGCGGTATGCTCTGCTTAACTGGCAGCAAGGCTCAGGCAAGACCGCAGCGGTATATCACAGAGCCAAATACCTGCTCAAATATGGCAAGGTACGCAATGTGGTGATACTTGCCCCTGCCATTGCCACCAATATGACATGGACTCCGTTCCTCGCCATAAACAAGGAGCGATACAGAGTGATACGCACATACAAGGACCTTGAATATGTGCCGAGAGGTATCTTCCTGCTGCTATCCACCTCTATGGTCGGCAAGCTCAAACGCGACCTTATGCGGTTTGTGAAACTATCGTCAAGGAAGCTATGCCTTGTATTCGATGAATCGGACGAGATTACCAACCCATCATCACAACGCACAAAGCATATTCTGGCAGTCTTCCGCAGGCTCAAATACAAGATTCTCGATACGGGAACAACCACCCGTAACAATATCGCAGAGCTATACAGCCAGTTTGAGTTGCTATACAACAACTCGGTCAATATGACTTGTTGGTGCAGCAGTATCTACCACGAGAACAGAGATAAGGAGATAGAATGTGAAAGGAACCTCCACTGCGGTGAGCCATTCCCAGCGTTCAGAGGTCATGTGCTGTTCCGAGCCTGCCACTGTCCGGGTAAGGCTACGGTATTCGGCATTGAGAAGCAGAATCAGGATGTCTATAACAAGGATGAACTCTTCGACCTCATAGGCAAAACCATCATCACCCGTAAGTTCCGAGACTTTGCAGGTGAGAAATACAAGATACGGACACATACTGTAAGCCCCTCAGAGGGCGAGCACGAGGTCTATCGTGTCATCATCGAGGAGTTCTGCCGTATCTGTGAGCTCTACTACAACAGCACGGGTGACACGAAGAAGGATGCAGGACTGAGGCTTATGCGACAGATAAAGTTGCTTATCAAGGCTTGTTCGGTACCACACCTCATATCGGGATACTATGGCGATGACTACCCGAGCAAGACACGATACATAGAATCATTGATACGCAAGATACCTGGCAAGGTAGCCATCGGCTGTACCACCCTTGCCGCCTTTGACCTCTATGAGAGCTATATCCGTGAACGCTTTCCCGACAGACCGATATATGTCGTAAAGGGAGATGTAGCGTTCAAGAAGCGTCAGAGCATAGTGACGGAGTTCGACTCCACCATCAACGGCATACTGATATGCACACAGCAGAGCTTGAGCAGTTCGGTAAACATACCCACCTGCAACGATGTGATACTGGAGTCACTGCAATGGAACATACCCAAGATGGAGCAGTTCTACTTCCGTTTCATACGCCTCGACTCCAAGGAGATGAAAGATGTGCATTATGTCACCTACGAGGACTCCGTTGAGCAGAACCTCATGGCATTGGTACTCACCAAAGAGCGTCTCAACGAGTTCATCAAGACAGGTGAAGTGAAAGAGCAGTCGGAAATCTTCGAGGAGTTCGATATCACAATGTCGGTCATCGACAGCCTGCTGATACGCTCAACGGACAGCGAAGGTAAGATACATATCAGCTGGGGAAGCCAGCGAGTAACAAGTTAA
- a CDS encoding protein kinase family protein gives MNETKKTLTMEFIESIMDEKYTLVWVDYRESFDENRDLLQKCLEKQGCEDLWSKVEEWYEDAEEQATQEIIKGLKSHCIDFHDFEEDEVEAFFEEHDDEIRDEIRERDDSTTVNDLIKNTNDIPVRVEMLSNYDCINSCWLESQGGFRYKESYFGDMIDTLRLNPAKVKKALTEKGYTVYGRFPNKKYRDGKEQVSYEDFCQELENSCCGANLLTYIGLVNLRDLYDADFKIKEVIIPKGNTCGLFSSMYGGGSLIEMELKNDIRIRLDKARKDGYGFRLRLDNERSKYDCSIKHVYGVCDCFFGKQVSIVPAN, from the coding sequence ATGAACGAAACAAAGAAAACACTCACAATGGAGTTCATAGAAAGCATAATGGATGAGAAATACACCCTCGTATGGGTGGACTATCGGGAAAGTTTTGATGAGAACCGAGACTTATTACAGAAATGCCTTGAAAAACAAGGCTGCGAAGATCTGTGGTCAAAGGTCGAGGAATGGTATGAGGATGCCGAGGAGCAGGCGACACAGGAGATAATCAAGGGGCTGAAGAGCCACTGCATAGACTTCCACGACTTTGAAGAGGACGAAGTTGAAGCCTTCTTCGAGGAACACGATGATGAGATAAGGGACGAGATACGCGAGCGAGACGACTCAACCACGGTAAACGACCTCATCAAGAATACCAACGACATACCTGTACGAGTGGAGATGCTATCCAACTACGACTGCATCAACTCCTGCTGGTTAGAGTCACAAGGTGGCTTCCGCTACAAAGAGAGTTACTTCGGGGATATGATTGATACCCTTCGCCTCAACCCTGCAAAGGTGAAGAAGGCATTGACGGAGAAAGGCTATACCGTATATGGCAGATTTCCGAACAAGAAGTATCGTGACGGCAAGGAGCAGGTGTCTTACGAGGACTTCTGCCAGGAGTTGGAGAACTCCTGCTGCGGAGCCAATCTGCTTACCTATATCGGGCTTGTAAACCTCCGCGACCTCTACGATGCCGACTTCAAAATAAAAGAGGTCATTATCCCAAAAGGTAACACCTGCGGGCTGTTCAGCTCGATGTATGGCGGTGGCAGTCTGATAGAGATGGAACTTAAAAACGATATCAGAATCCGACTGGATAAGGCACGCAAGGACGGCTATGGTTTCCGCCTGCGACTTGACAATGAACGCTCCAAGTATGACTGCTCCATCAAGCATGTCTATGGCGTATGTGACTGCTTCTTTGGCAAGCAGGTAAGCATCGTTCCGGCAAACTAA
- a CDS encoding LPD29 domain-containing protein produces MAYFKNIHSLAELKKEYRRLALENHPDKGGSTEVMQQINVEFERLHEIWKNDTTVSANASGYENDYAGASAKEYADFVYNEYRWKGRNYQGQHTPEIVELVRNWMKETYPKYKFSVSRHHYNSIHIYLVKADFGAFKKNKGVVFHHDVNHYHIDNDDTLTDRAKEVMKNVCDFVMSYNFDDSDPMTDYFCTNFYLTLGVGTYKKPYKVELPKLDCKGKKPDVFKHPEGAAHKAIRQALGGAYFSFHNSQRLQGKMVLGEDSYGHSGDKYFWPLSYSSAKTAQKRMDKLEKAGIRCKLTGNNGGCIEFLGYTPETEALLEKERQDVINAHQAWQAKQVQIG; encoded by the coding sequence ATGGCTTATTTTAAGAATATACACTCACTGGCGGAACTCAAGAAGGAGTATCGCCGATTGGCATTGGAGAACCACCCCGACAAAGGTGGCAGTACCGAAGTGATGCAACAAATAAATGTGGAGTTTGAACGGCTCCACGAGATATGGAAGAACGACACCACCGTATCGGCTAATGCTTCAGGTTATGAGAATGACTACGCAGGAGCATCGGCAAAGGAGTATGCCGACTTCGTATATAACGAGTATCGTTGGAAAGGTCGCAACTATCAAGGACAACACACTCCTGAGATTGTGGAGCTGGTGCGTAACTGGATGAAGGAAACCTATCCCAAGTATAAGTTCTCCGTATCAAGACACCACTATAACTCTATCCATATCTACCTCGTCAAAGCAGATTTCGGGGCATTCAAGAAGAATAAAGGTGTTGTGTTCCACCACGATGTGAACCACTACCACATTGACAACGATGACACCCTAACCGACAGAGCCAAAGAGGTGATGAAGAATGTCTGCGACTTTGTGATGTCGTACAACTTCGATGACAGCGATCCGATGACCGACTACTTCTGCACCAACTTCTACCTTACATTAGGTGTAGGCACCTACAAGAAACCATACAAGGTAGAACTGCCGAAATTGGATTGCAAGGGCAAGAAGCCCGATGTCTTCAAGCACCCCGAAGGTGCTGCACACAAGGCAATACGCCAAGCATTAGGAGGTGCCTATTTCAGTTTCCACAATAGCCAACGACTGCAAGGCAAGATGGTACTCGGTGAAGATTCCTACGGACATAGTGGCGACAAATACTTCTGGCCACTATCATACTCCAGTGCCAAGACCGCACAAAAGCGAATGGATAAATTGGAGAAAGCAGGTATCCGCTGTAAACTCACGGGCAACAATGGCGGCTGCATCGAGTTTCTCGGCTATACTCCCGAAACGGAAGCCCTACTCGAAAAGGAGCGTCAGGATGTAATTAATGCTCATCAGGCATGGCAAGCGAAGCAGGTACAAATAGGATAG